One part of the Thiothrix nivea DSM 5205 genome encodes these proteins:
- a CDS encoding transposase, whose amino-acid sequence MKTAKTDKKPYTRHSASYKAEALKLAERLGVPEAARQLGLREPQLYQWRSQQQHQQTVSQREQELSTETPACAVNWQ is encoded by the coding sequence ATGAAAACTGCAAAAACCGACAAAAAGCCCTATACCCGCCACAGCGCCAGCTACAAGGCTGAAGCCCTGAAACTGGCAGAGCGGCTTGGTGTACCTGAAGCAGCGCGGCAATTGGGCTTGCGCGAACCGCAACTGTACCAATGGCGCAGCCAGCAACAGCACCAACAGACGGTCAGCCAACGTGAACAGGAACTGTCAACCGAAACGCCCGCTTGCGCCGTGAACTGGCAGTAG
- a CDS encoding pentapeptide repeat-containing protein, whose product MYSLLAVSGGAGPDQFDNRRAPRSGYQPVRVDAFAPASDSPRESLRSHKRATQLRRVMHKTDKVIPDRDTMTVNDRNRYAFSYQTHDVRDKSFIFKNFNKSCSYQSNFSNSTFKSTSFIGTKFKFCSFYGSIFEDCLIRGALFRKCNLDNAKFINSIISATNFENPKIKGLKFINCTIISSQRIDYLSKKCDFDNSKILNSYPNINDFSPELIQITESLRDNQFIRKSTTLHRKRGLLDTVSLNILVSEFGEEFLIKKLPRLPQSINNEFHTLSYIQKILQKLRHDDNF is encoded by the coding sequence GTGTACTCACTTCTTGCTGTGTCCGGAGGTGCTGGGCCGGATCAGTTTGATAACCGCCGCGCTCCGCGCTCTGGCTATCAACCCGTTCGAGTGGACGCATTTGCGCCCGCGAGCGACTCCCCCCGGGAGTCACTTCGCAGCCACAAACGCGCCACTCAACTCCGACGCGTTATGCACAAGACAGATAAAGTCATTCCTGATAGAGATACCATGACTGTAAACGATAGAAACAGATATGCTTTTAGCTACCAAACACATGACGTTAGAGATAAAAGCTTCATCTTTAAAAATTTCAATAAATCATGTAGCTATCAATCGAACTTCTCAAATAGCACCTTTAAAAGCACATCATTTATTGGGACAAAATTTAAATTTTGTAGTTTTTACGGTTCAATTTTTGAAGATTGTTTGATTCGAGGTGCTTTATTCAGAAAATGCAACCTTGATAATGCAAAATTCATAAACTCCATAATATCCGCAACCAACTTTGAAAATCCTAAAATCAAAGGCTTAAAGTTTATTAATTGTACAATCATAAGTTCACAAAGAATTGACTACTTGTCAAAAAAATGTGATTTTGACAATAGCAAAATATTAAACAGCTATCCTAATATAAATGATTTTTCTCCAGAGTTAATACAAATAACAGAATCTCTTAGGGATAATCAATTTATTAGAAAATCAACTACGCTTCATAGAAAACGAGGACTTCTTGATACAGTCTCACTGAATATCTTGGTTAGTGAATTTGGAGAAGAATTTTTAATAAAAAAATTGCCAAGGCTGCCGCAATCAATAAATAATGAATTTCACACGCTTAGCTATATCCAAAAAATATTGCAAAAACTTCGCCATGATGATAACTTTTGA